DNA sequence from the Callospermophilus lateralis isolate mCalLat2 chromosome 2, mCalLat2.hap1, whole genome shotgun sequence genome:
TGAATAGATTAGAGAAAGTCTTACTAAATATATTTATCATAATGTTCTAGTCCTGACTCCTAGTGCAAGCACATTCTAACAATGTAATGTATAAGTTAATAATGTGGATCACAGAAGGAATTTAGCAAATATTTGATGAataaaagaagataaaaatgagaaaatttcaTGGTCAACTCCTggaaagtttttttaaaagattttcatttttaGAAAGGTACCAAATTAAACATGCTcattaaaatgttttcaaaaatgtctgagacaaatagaaaatatttttcctaatGTGCTACTGCTGTAATAtaacttatttatatttttgtgtgtttttctgCTATTCCAGTTTATAATATAAATGTAGTCACACAGTGGATATTCTGGCCTACTGTtcccatgttcttttttttttaaagagagagagagagagagagagagagagagagagagagagagagagaaagagttttttaatatttatttttcagttctcggcggacacagcatctttgtttgtatgtggtgctgaggattgaacccgggccacacgcatgccaggcgagcatgctaccacttgagccacaacccacaggttcgatcctcagcaccatgttctTAACAGTCTGCTTAACTATAATTTTTAATGTTTGCATCAAAATCCATTTAGGGGACAATTTATTGAATCCTTTTTCTCTCTTGAACATTTAGGttatttccaatttttgttttcaCTCATGATGCTGTGATAGACGTGTTTGTTTAATAAGAGCTTCTGTATCTAGAATAATTTTCTTAAGGTAGAGTTGAAAAAAGGCTTGGCAGAAATCCCAATATCTCAGGCTGCAGTTCAATTCTGTTCAACTCAGTTCAGGTGAGCCTTTGTATTAGTTCAGGAGCCTTTTTTTCCCAATCCAATGCTAAACCTTGAAATGGGTCTTTGAGCTTTTTCATTTTGTGTGATTCTCTAAAACACATATACttgtcataaaaatatataaaaagttttATATCATATCCCCAGACACAGTATCTTATATAATGCTGTAACTGGTCAAACATCATACACATATCACCTCCCCGCACACCCACATACCTTTGGGCATTATGAGACATGCAGACATGTTTTGCTAGAAAAATGATGTATGAGGGGAGATCTCTCTTGATCCTGAGACctgagacagctcagcaaaatgtAGTTGCAATAAGATATGAGAATATCTTTATCCTGGTAATCTTTCTCTTTGGAATAGGAAGAGAGAACTGAGCCACATCTTATCCACTCCCATGTCACCAAATCAGTGGCAAAATAGAAATGATTGCATTGTCTCTTTGTGATGTTTTTTGGAATCTGATGAGCTGCTAATAAAGATTTAACCTGTGGCTGTAGTGTAACTGAAATATCCTTTGTGTTGGTGTGAGATTCCTGATGTCGAATCCACACTCTAACTTAAATAATTAacttattgggctggggatgtggctcaagtggtagcgcgctcgcctggcatgtgtgcggcccaggtttgatcctcagcaccacatacaaacaaagatgttgtgtctgctgaaaaactaaaaaataaatattaagaaattcttaaaaaaataataattaacttatttttctgtataccatatcctttatttgtaaaatgggatCATTTAACAATGGCTACTAAGAATATGGTGGTAAGGATTCAGTATCATGATGAATAAAGAGATGCTCTTCAACTATAATGCTCTGTACAAAAACATTTACTTATCTCACTTtcatatctttcaaaatcagggcTGCTCTAGGTCAATTTACCAGGGGATTTGCAAGATGCTATGTCTTCCTCAGTCCAAAAAACAAGTTTGCAGGACTCAGCAGGGAAAGTTGTTGACCTGGAGCTTCCTCTGTAGGGCATCTTTGACCTCCTTGTTGCGGAGGCTATAGATGAAGGGATTGAGCATTGGGATTATTATGGTGTAAAAGACAGATACAATTTGGCTATTGGAATCACTTGTGGACCCATGGGGTTGAACATAGGTGAAAATCACAGTGccatagaaaatggaaatggCCAGGAAGTGGGAGGCACATGTGGAGAAGGCCTTCTTCCGCCCAGCTGCTGAGCGCATCCTCCCAATGGCCACCCAGACCAAGGTGTAGGAGGTAAGGACGATGGTGGCAGGCAGAAGAGTAACCAGTGAAGAGATGACATAGAGGACCATTTCTGGTATGGCTGTGTTGGCACAAACTAGGTGGAGAAGTGGTGGGATGTCACAGAAGTAGTGTGGTACTTGGTTGGGCCCACAGAAAGGTAAAGCAAAGACATTCCCAGTCTGGATAGTGGAATTGACTCCACCAAATGCATAGGAAGCAGCCACCAATTGGAGACACGTCCCCTTGGTCATGAGAGAACCATAATGGAGGGGTTGGCAGATGGCCATGaagcggtcataggccatggaGGCTAGTAGGAAGCTCTCAGTTGTTGCATGCATTACAAAGAATCCCATTTGGACCACACATCCCTCAAAAGAAATGGACTTgtcagatgccagaaagttgaccAAGAGCTTGGGCGTGACTATAGAAGAGTAACAAATGTCAATAAAAGAAAGGACACTGAGGAAGAAATACATGGGACTATGGAGACGGCAATCAGTGATGATAAGTGCTATCATTCCCAGGTTTCCCACAAGTGTCATGACATAGATGAGCAGGAAGACAACAAAGAGAAGCTCCTGGAGGTCTGGGTAACTGGAGAATCCCAGCAGGATGAACTTGGTAACAGGGGTGTAGTTGCGGCTGGCAAGGGCTAGTTCTCTAGGTGTCATCTGCAGAGGTGACAATTGATAAGTTATTTCTTGAGTATGCCCACCACTGTGCAAGGTGAAACGGGCAGGAACACTCAGCAAGTATGAGGCTCCCTTCTCAGAGGCTAAGGGAAGCATCATAGTGTACTGGAAAGCACAGACTGGGAAGCCACCTAGACATGGTTCTTAGTTAGCCTTGAGGCCCTGACTGGTCCTGTGTCCTTGTAGAAACTGTatgtgagcctcagtttcttcatttgtgaaatgaagaaaatatgccTACTCTCAGGATTTCTTTATGACCTAAAtgaaaaacagaataaataatATCTAAATGTGAGGGACACAGTGTGTGGCATCCTCCTTAACCTCTTGTGCCTCTGAATATACAATATATCCATAGCTTCATTTGACACCTAttccattctgtttttattccaaATTGAAGATGTAATTCAAGCAGCAAATAattcaccattttcaagaacacaGTGCAGTGTGTTGACTAGGTCATGCAACGATCCTTGCTTTATCATTCCTGAACATTTTTATATACAAAAAAGAAAGTGctcagaggcacttaactactgagccatatctccagtccttataattttaaatttgacacagggtctcactaagtttctgaggggcATGCTAAATTGctgtgctggctttgaacttgcaatcctcctgcctaagtctcctga
Encoded proteins:
- the LOC143390511 gene encoding olfactory receptor 5J3-like, producing the protein MTPRELALASRNYTPVTKFILLGFSSYPDLQELLFVVFLLIYVMTLVGNLGMIALIITDCRLHSPMYFFLSVLSFIDICYSSIVTPKLLVNFLASDKSISFEGCVVQMGFFVMHATTESFLLASMAYDRFMAICQPLHYGSLMTKGTCLQLVAASYAFGGVNSTIQTGNVFALPFCGPNQVPHYFCDIPPLLHLVCANTAIPEMVLYVISSLVTLLPATIVLTSYTLVWVAIGRMRSAAGRKKAFSTCASHFLAISIFYGTVIFTYVQPHGSTSDSNSQIVSVFYTIIIPMLNPFIYSLRNKEVKDALQRKLQVNNFPC